The following are from one region of the Nostoc cf. commune SO-36 genome:
- a CDS encoding CGLD27 family protein → MIRSSVSNCPVPTDQQPLNEYEELKSSWLFRDATLDWRKYITKLAWIWGLSWLIAGPIAAASFPPHKYIAHFMLCGGAGASVGLVLILVRLYLGWFYVCDRLCSPTVFYEESGWYDGQTWTKPQEVLNRDRLIVSYEIKPILRRLQFTFAGLAGMYVTGTIVWHLF, encoded by the coding sequence ATGATTAGGTCTTCGGTTTCAAACTGCCCAGTTCCTACAGACCAACAACCACTCAATGAGTACGAAGAGTTAAAATCTTCCTGGCTGTTCCGTGATGCCACTTTAGATTGGCGTAAGTATATCACGAAACTTGCTTGGATTTGGGGTTTATCTTGGCTCATTGCAGGGCCTATTGCTGCGGCAAGTTTTCCCCCTCACAAGTATATTGCACATTTTATGCTCTGTGGTGGAGCAGGAGCCAGTGTCGGCTTAGTGCTGATACTGGTAAGATTGTACTTAGGCTGGTTCTACGTGTGCGATCGCCTTTGCAGTCCCACAGTATTTTATGAAGAGTCAGGCTGGTACGACGGCCAAACTTGGACAAAGCCACAAGAAGTTCTCAACCGCGATCGCTTAATTGTCTCATACGAAATCAAACCAATTCTGCGGCGGTTACAATTTACCTTCGCTGGCTTGGCGGGAATGTACGTTACTGGTACTATAGTCTGGCATTTGTTTTAA
- a CDS encoding group I intron-associated PD-(D/E)XK endonuclease, with product MDTKLKGDIAEQAAVLHALKRGWGVLKPFGDRLPYDLAFDVEGTLIKIQVKYAWLDEPSGNYVVDNRRTKTNRRLMLREAYKISDFDFALVYIEKLDLFYVFPVDVFIDYGSEVHLVEAEKRQRKPRSAQYREAWELILQASVAKESCVRSPVQLGEAGF from the coding sequence ATGGACACAAAGCTTAAGGGAGACATAGCAGAGCAAGCTGCTGTTCTTCATGCCTTAAAGCGTGGTTGGGGAGTTTTAAAACCTTTTGGTGATCGACTACCTTACGATCTAGCATTTGATGTAGAGGGAACTCTAATTAAAATCCAAGTCAAATATGCTTGGTTGGATGAGCCTTCGGGCAATTATGTTGTAGATAATCGCCGTACTAAAACCAATCGGCGGCTGATGCTTCGAGAAGCATATAAAATATCAGACTTTGATTTTGCCTTAGTATATATAGAAAAACTTGACCTGTTCTATGTCTTTCCCGTAGATGTGTTCATAGATTATGGAAGCGAAGTACACCTTGTTGAGGCTGAAAAACGACAGAGGAAACCTCGTTCTGCACAATATCGAGAAGCTTGGGAGTTAATTTTACAGGCATCGGTAGCTAAAGAAAGTTGTGTTAGATCGCCTGTTCAACTCGGAGAAGCAGGTTTTTGA
- a CDS encoding asparaginase: protein MTMGKRTQAAALEVRLLREGIIESRHIVQAVVCDERGRVLTVAGNSETAAFIRSALKPFQALAVTTTGTLERYQLSDRDLAIITSSHKGRIDQVRQVFNILWRADLDPTILQCPIPEGKQNPLEYNCSGKHAGMLAVCQQRHWPLNNYLDRKHPIQQLILGKVAELLRMPAAEFISAHDDCGAPTYLMQLGHMASLYALLASSTNLDMERIVRAMTHHPAMVAGDGEFDTELMRLTPGELVSKTGAEGVQCIGRLGEGLGLAIKVMDGAKRAKYAVAIHLLQQMGWISPSAAESLSEKFVTLGKYKRLEVIGELSFL from the coding sequence ATGACAATGGGAAAACGAACTCAAGCCGCAGCACTGGAAGTCCGGTTGCTGCGAGAAGGTATTATTGAATCCAGGCATATAGTCCAAGCTGTTGTCTGCGACGAACGAGGACGGGTTCTAACCGTTGCCGGAAATTCTGAAACTGCTGCATTTATCCGTTCAGCCCTCAAACCATTTCAGGCACTTGCTGTCACCACAACAGGTACACTGGAACGCTATCAACTTAGCGATCGCGACTTAGCAATTATCACAAGTTCCCATAAAGGAAGAATAGATCAAGTCCGACAGGTATTTAACATCCTTTGGCGGGCCGATCTTGACCCGACTATACTCCAGTGCCCAATTCCTGAAGGTAAGCAGAATCCTTTAGAATACAACTGCTCTGGAAAACATGCAGGGATGTTAGCTGTTTGTCAGCAACGCCATTGGCCCTTAAATAACTACTTGGATCGCAAGCACCCAATACAGCAGTTAATTTTAGGCAAAGTAGCAGAATTGCTGCGAATGCCAGCAGCAGAATTTATCAGCGCTCATGATGACTGTGGCGCACCAACTTATCTGATGCAACTCGGTCACATGGCATCTTTATATGCACTGTTAGCCTCTAGTACCAACTTAGATATGGAGCGCATTGTCCGGGCTATGACTCATCACCCCGCTATGGTAGCAGGAGATGGAGAATTTGATACGGAACTGATGCGCTTGACTCCAGGAGAATTGGTTAGTAAAACTGGTGCTGAAGGAGTGCAGTGCATTGGTAGACTCGGTGAAGGCTTGGGATTGGCAATCAAAGTCATGGATGGGGCAAAACGAGCAAAATATGCCGTGGCGATTCACTTACTCCAGCAAATGGGTTGGATTAGTCCCAGCGCCGCCGAAAGCCTCTCAGAAAAGTTTGTCACCTTAGGAAAATACAAGCGTTTAGAAGTAATTGGAGAATTATCATTTTTGTAG
- a CDS encoding YcjF family protein: MVVKLQRPILVGGLGLSFSLWMLQSWHDSIVQVSEFGLLSALAVGGGLWLFQKNRPKNSLEQLDGMVVDRATVESAIAKTETVINQLAQESENHPALQTLREEVAQLLLELDRQEIKVAVTGGKSVGKSTLIEVLKQNLETRNSVSLEETAPLFREMNENSDTAILAKVAESDFVLFLTNGDLTDSEFQTLQQLKAANQPTILVFNKQDQYLADESASILLSLKHRMQGNVVATAASPIAIKVRKHEADGSMQEWMEQPAADIQQLTQQLGELLQQGQRLVWVTTMRKAGLLKAEAKNWLNVTRRDGATPIIEQYQWIAAAAAFANPVPALDILATAAINAQMVMDLGNIYQQKFSLEQAQTIAGTMGSLMLKLGLVELSTKAISTVLKSNALTFVAGGVVQGVSAAYLTRVAGLSLIEYFQQQEIAIDSGNGLNLENLRQTLQKVFQQNQQIGFLQGFVKQGMKRLLPEAQQVEVVGVQKAMG, from the coding sequence ATGGTTGTGAAGTTGCAGCGACCAATTTTAGTGGGAGGATTGGGACTGTCCTTTTCTCTGTGGATGTTACAAAGTTGGCACGATTCGATAGTGCAGGTGAGTGAGTTTGGTTTGTTGAGTGCCTTAGCTGTAGGCGGTGGTTTGTGGTTATTTCAAAAAAATCGCCCAAAAAACAGTTTAGAGCAGCTAGATGGTATGGTTGTGGATCGGGCGACTGTAGAAAGTGCGATCGCTAAAACTGAAACTGTAATTAACCAACTGGCACAAGAATCAGAAAACCATCCGGCGTTACAGACACTTAGAGAAGAAGTTGCCCAATTATTGTTGGAATTAGACAGACAAGAAATTAAAGTGGCTGTGACTGGTGGTAAATCTGTAGGTAAAAGCACTTTAATTGAAGTGCTAAAACAAAATTTAGAGACACGAAATTCGGTGTCTCTAGAAGAAACAGCACCTTTGTTTAGAGAAATGAATGAAAATTCGGATACAGCCATTTTGGCAAAAGTAGCAGAATCTGATTTTGTTCTGTTCCTAACAAACGGTGATTTAACAGATTCAGAATTTCAAACCTTACAGCAGCTAAAAGCAGCAAATCAGCCCACAATCCTGGTTTTCAACAAACAAGACCAGTATTTAGCCGATGAAAGCGCCAGCATCTTGCTGTCATTGAAACATCGGATGCAGGGAAATGTAGTTGCAACTGCGGCTTCTCCCATTGCCATCAAAGTCCGAAAGCATGAAGCTGATGGTTCTATGCAAGAGTGGATGGAACAACCGGCAGCAGATATACAGCAGTTGACGCAGCAGTTGGGTGAATTGCTACAGCAAGGACAACGGCTAGTTTGGGTAACTACGATGAGGAAAGCCGGCTTGTTGAAAGCTGAGGCAAAAAACTGGCTGAATGTAACCAGACGCGATGGCGCCACCCCAATTATTGAACAATATCAATGGATAGCTGCTGCTGCTGCCTTTGCTAACCCAGTCCCAGCACTTGATATTCTGGCGACTGCGGCAATTAATGCTCAAATGGTAATGGATTTGGGTAATATCTATCAGCAGAAATTTTCCCTAGAACAGGCACAAACCATAGCTGGAACAATGGGAAGTTTGATGCTGAAACTCGGTTTAGTTGAACTTTCTACAAAGGCGATAAGTACTGTTCTGAAAAGTAATGCCCTTACCTTTGTTGCTGGTGGCGTAGTGCAGGGAGTAAGTGCAGCTTATCTAACTAGAGTCGCAGGGTTAAGTCTAATTGAGTATTTCCAACAACAGGAAATAGCAATAGATTCTGGGAATGGTTTGAATTTGGAGAATTTGCGGCAAACTTTGCAAAAGGTATTTCAGCAAAATCAGCAGATTGGTTTTTTGCAGGGGTTTGTCAAGCAAGGTATGAAGCGTTTATTGCCA